The following proteins are co-located in the Candidatus Competibacteraceae bacterium genome:
- a CDS encoding FtsW/RodA/SpoVE family cell cycle protein produces the protein MSESGPRAGGDPPVTSRWLAPWVDRWWLPLLWLLPVLAMGWTVYRAPAWLEPRILTVTLEPGQTVMLGREALRAPQADSEHILLRREAGGWRLANIAAGKQVLWQPARGGDERPIREWPLRVGATFVVGGQAFSVLGAESGRLVLQGGGRRWDYDGFRLRRDGQPLPECYPDWRSPWRERLAKLGWFGLIQRSLRLGGGVYCADRLGLVGVPLDTVVLAPAGLGFVLRPGEAGRPDGPAVTVAAGGPEAESLWRRSVPLAVGDNLIVGRTRYRVLRTAPTLELAVVAHAQRWPAAIAPRPVTPPVEVRWRPVAWLWPPGPGALVWPLGLALPLLVLGLVWPVRAGGGRWPSVGDRGRIAGALALAGGGLGLYLSSLIVPVLWPYLLAWPALLLWLTAVRSPWSLGLLVVLTLLLGGGWVTLLQLGAGAEESGWPRFGGGGAALAGAFGWLTWAGWSVWRRWRPAGRMDFRLARWGSLALGGAALTLLAAQAAFGDEGGWRGFQPFELAKLALVLLAAHALTVRVEAGSARKLFRWARSAGPVLLLLAASGFALVVLRDFSPLVLLLFWVLALVLAWVFHRRVHPRPGGRWGSRLTLLVLVGLLTTGAMGLRQWPDRLPLGLQPIRIRAWVAPEQYPHAGYQLRRALEVIRAGGWTGAVWSDTANGRVMTVPLVENDFTPTFFLNRYGGLAALLLVVTQTAFILLLLAIADRALRRSNRNDQRSAASGDFAYFALCGGSALIGAHFLVSWGTNLGFLPVMGQPMSLLSAAGSHLVLFVLPVVALAVTVEEGDYDHPP, from the coding sequence ATGAGTGAATCTGGACCCCGCGCCGGCGGCGATCCTCCCGTCACGTCCCGCTGGCTGGCGCCGTGGGTTGACCGGTGGTGGTTGCCATTGCTCTGGTTGCTGCCGGTGTTGGCGATGGGGTGGACAGTGTATCGGGCACCGGCCTGGCTGGAACCCCGGATACTGACCGTCACTTTGGAACCTGGCCAAACGGTCATGTTGGGCCGCGAGGCGTTGCGGGCGCCCCAGGCCGACAGCGAACATATTCTGCTGCGACGCGAAGCCGGCGGCTGGCGGCTGGCCAATATCGCCGCCGGCAAGCAGGTGTTATGGCAACCGGCCCGTGGCGGCGACGAGCGGCCGATCCGGGAATGGCCGCTGCGGGTGGGAGCGACGTTCGTCGTGGGCGGTCAAGCCTTTAGCGTGCTGGGCGCGGAAAGTGGGCGACTGGTGCTGCAAGGGGGCGGGCGGCGCTGGGATTACGATGGTTTTCGTTTGCGCCGGGACGGCCAGCCGCTGCCCGAATGCTACCCGGACTGGCGGAGCCCTTGGCGCGAACGCTTGGCCAAACTGGGATGGTTCGGCCTGATCCAGCGATCGCTGCGCTTGGGTGGCGGCGTCTATTGCGCCGACCGACTGGGCTTGGTGGGGGTGCCGCTGGATACCGTGGTGCTGGCGCCCGCCGGCTTGGGCTTCGTGCTGCGCCCCGGCGAGGCCGGACGACCGGACGGTCCGGCGGTGACGGTGGCGGCGGGTGGGCCGGAGGCCGAATCGCTGTGGCGGCGTTCCGTCCCGCTGGCGGTTGGCGACAACTTGATCGTCGGCCGTACCCGATATCGAGTGCTACGGACCGCGCCGACCTTGGAACTGGCGGTCGTGGCCCATGCCCAGCGCTGGCCCGCCGCGATAGCCCCACGTCCGGTCACGCCGCCAGTGGAGGTGCGCTGGCGCCCGGTGGCCTGGCTATGGCCACCCGGTCCGGGCGCGCTGGTCTGGCCACTGGGCCTGGCGCTGCCTCTGTTGGTGCTGGGGCTGGTCTGGCCGGTTCGGGCGGGTGGCGGGCGGTGGCCGAGCGTGGGCGACCGTGGCCGGATCGCGGGCGCGCTGGCGTTGGCCGGGGGGGGACTGGGTCTCTATCTGAGCAGTTTGATCGTTCCGGTGCTGTGGCCCTACTTGTTGGCGTGGCCGGCGCTGCTGCTTTGGCTGACGGCGGTACGCTCGCCGTGGAGCCTTGGTTTGCTGGTCGTGCTGACGCTGTTGCTGGGCGGTGGGTGGGTCACCCTGCTGCAATTGGGCGCCGGCGCCGAAGAGTCCGGTTGGCCGCGCTTCGGTGGCGGCGGCGCGGCGCTGGCCGGGGCATTCGGCTGGCTGACGTGGGCCGGGTGGAGCGTCTGGCGCCGCTGGCGGCCGGCCGGCCGGATGGATTTCCGGCTGGCACGCTGGGGGTCGCTGGCGCTGGGCGGCGCGGCGCTGACCTTGCTGGCGGCGCAGGCCGCGTTTGGCGACGAGGGCGGCTGGCGCGGTTTCCAGCCGTTCGAACTGGCCAAGCTGGCATTGGTGCTGTTAGCGGCTCATGCTTTGACGGTCCGCGTGGAGGCGGGAAGTGCCCGCAAGCTTTTCCGATGGGCGCGTTCCGCGGGACCCGTGCTGTTGTTGCTGGCGGCGAGCGGTTTTGCACTGGTGGTTCTGCGCGATTTTTCGCCCCTGGTTTTGTTGCTGTTCTGGGTGCTGGCGCTCGTGCTGGCATGGGTGTTCCACCGACGAGTGCATCCTCGGCCGGGTGGGCGGTGGGGCAGCCGATTGACACTGCTCGTGTTGGTCGGGTTGCTCACGACCGGGGCGATGGGATTGCGCCAATGGCCGGACCGCTTGCCGTTGGGTTTGCAGCCAATTCGGATTCGAGCCTGGGTGGCGCCGGAACAGTACCCGCACGCCGGCTATCAACTGCGCCGGGCGCTGGAGGTGATTCGGGCCGGTGGCTGGACCGGCGCGGTCTGGAGCGATACGGCCAACGGGCGGGTCATGACCGTGCCCCTGGTGGAAAACGACTTCACGCCGACGTTTTTCCTGAACCGCTACGGCGGTCTGGCGGCGTTGCTGCTGGTGGTCACCCAGACGGCGTTCATTCTGCTGCTGCTGGCGATCGCCGATCGCGCCCTGAGACGGAGCAACCGCAATGACCAGCGATCGGCGGCGTCTGGCGACTTCGCCTATTTCGCGCTGTGCGGCGGATCGGCCTTGATCGGCGCGCATTTTTTGGTGTCATGGGGCACCAATCTGGGATTTCTGCCGGTGATGGGCCAGCCGATGTCGTTGCTCTCGGCCGCCGGCAGCCATCTGGTGCTATTCGTGTTGCCGGTCGTGGCGCTGGCCGTCACGGTCGAGGAAGGAGATTATGACCACCCACCCTAA
- a CDS encoding trypsin-like peptidase domain-containing protein: MNFPPFIRGVALALALALAGALPVAAGQYETIDYYVQQMITLAGANEEAGVLIFREQMENLPRPEPGDAQQARPFRQRGQEQLTGGQLKEALAAFRQAFIADPADPEIAGALGLTYLRLHRFKEAERLLVYALSLAPTRSASWLALGQVYGQQGDAHRATGAFVNAHRFAQDRPQVTEQLRQLATADPADAVRIGALQALQSVRPTPAATQPVWPASPPQPQPAAPVRPAVGSNHAPQVQTTPPSTAAGGLLSSLKQSLATLAKPAGSAAAEPAALAVNNGNPGQRIYRRSMPLTCLIVTFQNGKTANLGSGLLVSKDGLVITNNHVIDKAENLAVRCGDRESVARIRKRSKEPDLALLATALKSKESFILNQTYSQDLIGLDVFVIGNPYGLESTFSTGVISGLREIDGVRYIQISAPISPGNSGGPVILRDGTVIGVATMGLKVGQNLNFAIAAADVIASPIFVPKQMQVRSVSTP; the protein is encoded by the coding sequence ATGAATTTTCCGCCATTCATCCGCGGCGTGGCGCTGGCGCTGGCGCTGGCGCTGGCTGGTGCTTTGCCCGTCGCGGCCGGTCAATACGAAACCATCGATTATTACGTCCAGCAAATGATCACCCTGGCCGGCGCCAACGAAGAAGCCGGCGTGCTGATCTTCCGGGAACAGATGGAAAATCTGCCCCGGCCGGAGCCGGGCGATGCCCAGCAGGCCAGACCTTTCAGGCAACGGGGCCAGGAACAGTTGACGGGCGGCCAACTAAAGGAAGCGCTGGCCGCATTCCGCCAAGCCTTCATCGCCGATCCCGCCGATCCGGAAATCGCCGGCGCACTCGGCCTGACCTACCTGCGGTTACACCGTTTCAAGGAAGCGGAACGACTATTGGTCTATGCGCTGTCCCTGGCACCGACCCGTTCGGCGTCCTGGCTCGCCCTGGGACAGGTCTACGGTCAGCAGGGCGACGCCCACCGAGCGACCGGCGCGTTCGTCAACGCCCACCGTTTCGCCCAGGATCGGCCACAGGTGACCGAACAACTGCGGCAACTGGCCACCGCCGATCCGGCGGATGCCGTCCGTATCGGCGCGCTGCAAGCCTTGCAGTCGGTGCGACCCACGCCCGCCGCCACCCAGCCCGTTTGGCCCGCCAGCCCGCCGCAGCCCCAACCAGCCGCGCCGGTTCGACCGGCGGTCGGTTCCAACCACGCTCCCCAAGTCCAAACCACCCCCCCATCCACGGCGGCCGGCGGCCTGCTCAGCTCGCTAAAACAAAGCCTGGCCACGCTGGCAAAGCCGGCTGGCTCCGCCGCGGCGGAGCCAGCCGCGCTGGCGGTGAATAACGGCAATCCGGGGCAACGCATTTACCGGCGCAGCATGCCGCTTACCTGCCTGATCGTCACCTTCCAGAACGGCAAAACCGCCAATCTGGGCAGCGGTTTGCTGGTCTCGAAAGATGGGCTGGTCATCACCAATAACCATGTCATCGATAAAGCCGAAAACCTGGCGGTCCGCTGCGGCGACCGGGAATCGGTGGCTCGCATCCGCAAACGCAGCAAGGAACCGGACCTGGCCCTGTTGGCAACCGCTCTCAAAAGCAAGGAAAGCTTTATTCTCAACCAAACCTACAGCCAGGATCTGATCGGGCTGGATGTGTTCGTGATCGGCAACCCCTACGGCCTGGAGAGTACCTTTTCGACCGGCGTGATCAGCGGGCTGCGTGAGATCGATGGGGTTCGCTACATTCAGATTTCCGCGCCGATCAGCCCCGGCAATAGTGGCGGACCGGTCATCCTGCGGGATGGCACCGTCATCGGCGTCGCCACCATGGGGCTGAAAGTCGGCCAGAACCTCAATTTTGCCATCGCCGCGGCCGATGTCATCGCGTCCCCGATTTTCGTGCCGAAGCAAATGCAAGTCCGCTCGGTAAGCACGCCCTGA
- a CDS encoding tetratricopeptide repeat protein, with product MNDACRMPALLLAAWMATMPAALAQDSERNRYFVQQMIEMAAADNEQGVVSMQRMLEQNPRPAASDPAAARAAFQRGLTLFGQDALDTALEAFQQASRDDPGNTDAANYAGLVYRKMGRFPEAEAALQQALTLEPTRAVAWFQLAQVYGLKNDAHRALGALANTYRFAQNQMRAEEILRNIAENEAADSLRNAALEALRLFHLPAETVIVPPLPANPGGIVPMNSTPSPGRAP from the coding sequence ATGAACGATGCTTGCCGGATGCCGGCGCTGTTGCTGGCGGCATGGATGGCCACGATGCCGGCGGCATTGGCCCAGGATAGCGAACGAAACCGTTATTTCGTCCAGCAAATGATCGAAATGGCCGCCGCCGACAACGAGCAAGGGGTGGTGAGCATGCAGCGGATGTTGGAACAGAATCCACGGCCGGCGGCATCCGACCCGGCGGCGGCGCGCGCCGCCTTTCAGCGTGGTCTGACCTTGTTTGGGCAGGATGCGCTGGACACGGCGCTGGAGGCGTTCCAGCAGGCGAGCCGGGACGATCCCGGTAATACCGACGCCGCCAACTACGCGGGGCTGGTCTACCGCAAAATGGGCCGTTTTCCCGAAGCGGAAGCCGCCTTGCAGCAGGCGCTCACTCTCGAGCCCACCCGAGCCGTGGCCTGGTTCCAACTCGCTCAGGTGTACGGCCTGAAAAACGACGCCCACCGCGCGCTGGGCGCCCTGGCCAACACCTACCGCTTCGCCCAAAACCAGATGCGCGCCGAGGAAATCCTGCGCAACATCGCCGAAAACGAGGCGGCCGACAGCCTGCGCAACGCTGCTCTGGAAGCCCTGCGGCTATTCCACCTGCCGGCGGAAACCGTCATCGTTCCGCCACTGCCGGCCAACCCCGGCGGCATCGTGCCGATGAACAGCACGCCGAGCCCCGGCCGCGCGCCATGA
- a CDS encoding glycine zipper 2TM domain-containing protein, producing MHVHHSGTKWFAAVAIGAALSGCAANPDGTTNDQQATVAQGAVFGAIVGGLLGAAVSDNRGRGALIGAAAGGLIGAGIGSSIAERKAQYANEEDFLVAEIHRNQEFIQEADAQNRQLYQEIAQLDRESQRLARQYRAGKASRDALVRQKSAVEKQLAKAKQLNSLTEKQLADAEQVHQESRQQRGPQDQYTRQLESNLVELKETRQQSSQNVASLQRVYDSMSI from the coding sequence ATGCATGTTCACCATTCAGGCACGAAATGGTTCGCCGCCGTTGCGATCGGCGCGGCCTTATCCGGGTGTGCCGCCAACCCCGACGGCACCACGAACGACCAGCAGGCGACCGTCGCCCAGGGCGCGGTGTTTGGGGCCATCGTGGGCGGCCTGCTCGGCGCCGCCGTCAGCGACAACCGGGGCCGGGGCGCGCTGATCGGGGCCGCGGCCGGTGGTTTGATCGGTGCCGGCATCGGCAGTTCCATCGCCGAACGCAAGGCTCAGTACGCCAATGAGGAAGACTTCCTGGTCGCGGAAATCCACCGTAACCAGGAGTTCATTCAAGAGGCCGACGCCCAGAACCGCCAGCTCTACCAGGAAATCGCTCAACTGGACCGCGAATCACAGCGGCTGGCGCGGCAATATCGGGCGGGCAAAGCCTCGCGGGACGCCCTCGTCCGGCAGAAAAGCGCCGTGGAAAAGCAACTGGCCAAGGCCAAACAACTCAACTCGCTGACCGAAAAACAACTGGCCGACGCCGAGCAGGTCCATCAGGAATCCCGGCAGCAGCGGGGACCACAGGATCAATATACCCGGCAGTTGGAGTCCAATCTGGTGGAACTGAAGGAAACCCGTCAGCAATCCAGCCAGAACGTCGCCAGCTTGCAGCGGGTTTACGACAGCATGTCCATCTAG
- a CDS encoding TerD family protein: MKELIKGANAPLATSGKIRIHLSWRTAPSEIDFACFALDAREQVPSDPWFLFYNQPSSPNGAIRFDSQHALFLVNLNNLPVEIRKCVFTATLNDGHFESVDNFTLEATAAAGSDARFRLAEPVSGRSLLIAELYRYGDLWKIRAKGDGLKHDLAVLARTFGVDVMDEENRDEATSAQHSREPVTRRPAPVPAPVPKPTPAATAGTTPTPTPDSVPLSSPVPVGPLAPAPPHDRHEKLKTYATLAIAFGSLTTAITTLVTQCAPHPSVVMIQPATTPTMVQQPATTPDPNPNSSSGSEPALNRPHSPQTSWNNRGY, translated from the coding sequence ATGAAAGAACTGATCAAGGGTGCCAACGCACCACTAGCCACTTCCGGCAAGATCCGAATCCACCTAAGCTGGCGTACCGCTCCGAGCGAGATTGACTTCGCCTGTTTTGCGCTTGACGCCCGCGAACAAGTGCCAAGCGACCCATGGTTTTTGTTTTACAACCAACCCAGCAGTCCCAATGGTGCTATCCGCTTCGATTCCCAGCACGCCTTGTTTTTGGTCAATCTGAATAACCTGCCCGTCGAAATCAGGAAATGTGTTTTTACCGCCACTCTGAATGACGGTCATTTCGAGTCGGTCGACAATTTCACGCTCGAAGCGACGGCGGCGGCGGGCAGCGACGCTCGATTCCGGCTGGCCGAACCTGTCAGCGGTCGTTCACTGCTGATCGCCGAACTCTACCGCTATGGCGACTTGTGGAAAATTCGAGCCAAAGGCGATGGCCTCAAACATGATTTGGCCGTGCTGGCCCGCACCTTCGGCGTCGACGTGATGGACGAGGAAAACCGCGATGAAGCCACATCGGCCCAGCATTCGCGCGAGCCTGTCACCAGACGTCCGGCGCCAGTGCCCGCGCCGGTGCCAAAACCCACCCCGGCAGCCACGGCGGGGACTACACCGACCCCCACACCGGATTCAGTGCCGTTGTCATCTCCAGTCCCGGTCGGACCACTCGCACCCGCGCCACCTCACGACAGACACGAAAAACTCAAGACCTACGCCACGCTGGCCATCGCCTTTGGCTCACTGACCACCGCCATTACCACACTGGTTACCCAGTGCGCGCCCCATCCATCAGTGGTGATGATACAGCCGGCCACCACGCCAACCATGGTCCAGCAACCGGCCACCACGCCAGATCCGAACCCAAACTCAAGTAGCGGCTCGGAACCCGCCTTGAACAGGCCACATTCGCCACAAACAAGCTGGAATAATCGCGGATACTGA
- a CDS encoding cytochrome c, whose amino-acid sequence MIRSVLWQLLVLGISGVLASAAQAAGDPAAGKSKFSTCAGCHAIPGYTNVYPTYHVPRLGGQHADYIIVALKAYQAGERKHPTMHANAFSLNEQDMQDIAAYLSSFPAAAAPYPVRGDTAAGKTKSATCVACHGADGNGNIPIYPRLAGQHEDYLRKALEDYQSGARKNAIMGGMAKPLSPRDITDLASYFASQPKGLVTVQQE is encoded by the coding sequence ATGATCCGATCCGTACTATGGCAATTGTTGGTCCTGGGGATCAGCGGTGTCTTGGCCAGCGCCGCGCAGGCCGCCGGCGATCCCGCCGCCGGCAAATCCAAGTTTTCGACTTGCGCCGGCTGTCATGCCATCCCCGGCTATACCAACGTCTACCCCACCTATCACGTCCCCCGGCTGGGTGGTCAGCATGCCGACTACATCATCGTCGCGCTCAAAGCCTACCAGGCCGGCGAGCGCAAGCATCCCACCATGCATGCCAACGCCTTTTCGCTCAACGAGCAGGACATGCAGGACATCGCCGCCTATCTGTCCAGCTTCCCCGCCGCCGCCGCACCCTACCCGGTTCGAGGCGACACCGCCGCCGGCAAGACCAAAAGCGCGACCTGCGTGGCCTGCCACGGCGCGGATGGCAACGGCAATATCCCGATTTATCCTCGACTGGCCGGCCAGCACGAAGATTATCTGCGCAAGGCGTTGGAAGATTATCAGAGCGGCGCCCGCAAGAACGCGATCATGGGCGGCATGGCCAAGCCACTGTCGCCGCGGGACATCACCGATCTCGCCAGCTATTTCGCCAGCCAGCCCAAAGGTCTGGTGACCGTTCAACAGGAGTGA
- a CDS encoding Fe(3+) ABC transporter substrate-binding protein, with protein MPKLSKPRVLFPVLCLLSGLLASPLLAAGEVNIYSARKEDLIKPLLEDFSKQTGITVNLVTGKEEALLQRLQSEGVNTPADVLLTSDAGRLAAARQAGVLQAVQSEALVKHLPAAYRDPEGYWYGLSVRARPIIYAKDRVKPAELSTYEDLAAPQWRDKVCVRSSDSIYNQSLVAGMIAHHGDAKTQAWAKGLVANFARPPKGGDRDQIKAVAAGECDVTLANTYYLGGMVNSQDPTEQAAAAKVAVFWPDAKTTGVHVNISGAGVTAHAKNRDNAVKLLEFLASDPAQRWYADVNNEYPVNPAIPPSATLQSWGEFKADTLNVAKLGELNAAAVRLMDRAGWK; from the coding sequence ATGCCCAAGCTATCAAAACCCCGCGTTTTATTCCCCGTGCTCTGTCTGTTGTCCGGCCTGCTGGCGTCGCCGCTGCTGGCGGCCGGGGAGGTCAACATCTATTCGGCGCGCAAGGAAGACCTGATCAAGCCGTTGCTGGAGGATTTCAGCAAACAGACCGGCATCACCGTCAACCTGGTGACCGGCAAGGAAGAGGCGCTGTTGCAGCGCCTGCAAAGCGAAGGCGTCAATACCCCGGCGGATGTGTTGCTGACCTCGGATGCCGGCCGTTTGGCCGCCGCCCGTCAGGCGGGCGTGCTGCAAGCGGTGCAATCCGAAGCGCTGGTGAAACACCTCCCGGCCGCCTACCGCGATCCCGAGGGCTACTGGTACGGATTGTCGGTTCGCGCCCGACCGATCATTTACGCCAAGGACCGGGTCAAGCCGGCGGAACTCTCCACTTATGAGGATCTGGCCGCGCCGCAATGGCGGGACAAGGTGTGCGTGCGCTCTTCCGACAGCATTTACAATCAATCGCTGGTGGCGGGGATGATCGCCCATCACGGCGACGCCAAAACCCAAGCCTGGGCCAAGGGGCTGGTCGCCAACTTCGCCCGCCCACCCAAGGGTGGCGACCGTGATCAGATCAAGGCCGTGGCCGCTGGCGAGTGCGATGTGACCCTGGCCAATACCTATTACCTGGGCGGCATGGTGAACTCGCAAGACCCGACGGAACAGGCGGCGGCGGCCAAGGTGGCGGTGTTCTGGCCCGATGCCAAGACCACCGGCGTGCATGTCAACATCAGCGGCGCCGGTGTGACCGCTCATGCCAAAAACCGCGATAACGCGGTCAAATTGCTGGAGTTTCTGGCCAGTGACCCGGCACAGCGCTGGTATGCCGACGTGAACAACGAATATCCGGTCAATCCGGCCATTCCGCCCAGCGCCACCCTCCAATCCTGGGGCGAGTTCAAGGCCGATACCCTCAACGTGGCCAAGCTGGGCGAACTGAACGCCGCCGCCGTTCGCCTGATGGACCGGGCTGGGTGGAAGTAG
- a CDS encoding iron ABC transporter permease, which translates to MAARADRWTLLVVGTALLLALPVLTVFVTALQPAGAVWRHLVDTVLADYVTDSVLLMLGVGAGTLLVGVPAAWLAGVCEFPGRRLFEWALLLPMAIPAYIIAYTYTGLLDFAGPLQTVLRETFGWTRHDYWFPQIRSLPGAVAMLTLVLYPYVYLLARAAFLEQSAAVLEVSRSLGAGPWRRFFRVALPLARPSLIAGVSLVQMEALADYGTVQYFGVSTFTTGIFRVWFGMNDATAAAQLATLLLLFVFALLVMERLSRRQARFHPTSARQHRSPRLPLRGKLGGLAVLACLIPLLLGFVIPASVLAVWAARTAPQMLDARFLQLAAHSLLLAAGAAGLALLLALLLGYGQRLRPRPLVRLAVRGAGLGYAVPGTVIAIGVMLPFAAIDRSVDGWAREWFGVSTGLLLSGTLAALLFAYCARFLPVALHSVEAGLTRIRPSMDDAARALGATPRAVLWRVHVPILRGSLLTALLLVFVDVLKELPATLILRPFNFNTLAVRAYELASDERLADSAGFALAIVLAGVGPVILLSRAIGRARPGQ; encoded by the coding sequence CTGGCCGCGCGGGCCGACCGCTGGACGCTGCTGGTGGTCGGAACCGCTTTATTGCTGGCGCTGCCGGTGCTGACCGTGTTCGTCACCGCGTTGCAACCGGCGGGCGCGGTGTGGCGGCATCTGGTCGATACCGTGCTGGCGGACTATGTCACGGATTCCGTGTTGCTGATGCTCGGGGTCGGCGCCGGCACCTTGCTGGTCGGGGTGCCAGCCGCGTGGTTGGCCGGCGTGTGCGAATTCCCGGGCCGGCGGCTATTCGAGTGGGCGCTGCTGCTGCCGATGGCGATTCCCGCCTATATCATCGCTTACACCTATACCGGCCTGCTGGATTTTGCCGGCCCGCTGCAAACCGTTCTGCGCGAGACCTTCGGCTGGACCCGGCACGATTACTGGTTTCCGCAAATCCGCTCGCTGCCGGGGGCGGTCGCGATGCTGACGCTGGTGCTGTACCCCTATGTTTATCTGCTGGCGCGGGCGGCATTTCTCGAACAGTCGGCGGCGGTGCTGGAGGTTAGCCGCAGCCTGGGCGCCGGTCCGTGGCGGCGTTTCTTCCGCGTCGCGTTGCCCCTGGCGCGGCCCTCGCTGATTGCCGGGGTGTCGCTGGTGCAGATGGAGGCGCTGGCCGATTACGGCACGGTGCAGTACTTCGGAGTCAGCACCTTCACCACCGGCATTTTCCGGGTCTGGTTCGGGATGAACGATGCCACCGCCGCCGCGCAACTGGCCACGCTGCTGCTGCTGTTTGTCTTTGCCCTGCTGGTGATGGAGCGGCTGTCGCGGCGGCAGGCGCGGTTTCATCCGACCAGTGCCCGCCAGCACCGGTCGCCGCGTCTGCCGTTGCGGGGCAAACTCGGCGGGCTGGCGGTGCTGGCCTGCCTGATTCCGCTGCTGTTGGGTTTTGTGATCCCCGCCAGCGTCTTGGCGGTTTGGGCGGCGCGAACCGCGCCCCAGATGTTGGATGCACGCTTCCTGCAACTGGCGGCGCACAGCCTGCTGCTGGCGGCGGGAGCAGCCGGGCTGGCCTTGTTACTGGCGCTGCTGCTGGGTTACGGACAACGCTTGCGGCCGCGACCGCTGGTGCGGTTGGCGGTGCGCGGCGCGGGCCTGGGTTACGCGGTGCCGGGCACGGTGATCGCCATCGGGGTGATGCTGCCGTTCGCCGCCATCGACCGGAGCGTGGACGGCTGGGCGCGGGAATGGTTCGGCGTGTCCACCGGGCTGCTGCTGAGCGGGACGTTGGCCGCGCTGCTGTTTGCCTACTGCGCGCGCTTTCTGCCGGTGGCGCTGCACAGCGTGGAGGCGGGTTTGACCCGCATCCGGCCGAGCATGGACGATGCCGCCCGCGCCCTGGGGGCGACGCCGCGCGCGGTGCTGTGGCGGGTGCATGTGCCGATTCTGCGCGGCAGTTTGCTGACCGCGCTGTTGCTGGTGTTCGTGGACGTGCTGAAGGAACTGCCGGCGACGCTGATTTTGCGGCCATTCAATTTCAATACGCTGGCGGTGCGGGCCTACGAACTGGCTTCGGACGAGCGGCTGGCGGATTCGGCCGGTTTCGCCCTGGCCATCGTGCTGGCCGGTGTCGGGCCGGTCATCCTGCTTAGCCGCGCCATCGGCCGCGCGAGGCCCGGACAATGA
- a CDS encoding ABC transporter ATP-binding protein, which produces MTPFLELIALDVAYPPRKVIRDLSLRMHCAGIGCLLGPSGCGKTTLLRAIAGFEPLRRGSIRLEGVELSRPDWTLPPERRRIGLMFQDLALFPHLSVTDNIAFGLCDWKAAERRARVTELLRLIGLEEYAGRYPHQLSGGQQQRVALARALAPRPRLLLLDEPFSNLDVTLREGLAREVRTILLREGTSGLLVSHDQFEAFAFADEIGVLHQGQLLQWDSAYNLYHRPADRFVADFIGQGVFLPGRLGGEGRVSTELGEIGGMSSDGHCVAGEQVEVLVRPDDVVHDDDSPLLAEVVDRAFRGAEFLYTLRLSSGARLLCLAPSHHNHALGQRIGIRLDIDHLVMFRRGNGASG; this is translated from the coding sequence ATGACGCCTTTTCTCGAACTGATCGCTCTCGATGTTGCCTATCCACCGCGCAAAGTGATCCGGGATCTGAGCTTGCGGATGCACTGCGCCGGTATCGGTTGCCTGCTGGGTCCCAGCGGTTGCGGCAAAACCACTTTGCTGCGGGCCATCGCCGGTTTCGAGCCATTACGGCGCGGTTCCATCCGACTGGAGGGGGTCGAACTCAGTCGGCCCGACTGGACGCTGCCGCCGGAGCGGCGACGGATCGGCCTGATGTTTCAGGATCTGGCGCTGTTTCCGCATCTGAGCGTCACGGACAACATCGCCTTTGGTCTGTGCGACTGGAAGGCGGCCGAACGGCGGGCGCGGGTGACCGAGTTGTTGCGGTTGATCGGGCTGGAGGAGTATGCCGGGCGTTACCCGCACCAGCTTTCCGGCGGCCAGCAGCAGCGGGTGGCGCTGGCCCGGGCGCTGGCGCCCCGACCGCGACTACTGTTACTGGACGAGCCATTCTCCAATCTGGACGTGACCTTGCGCGAGGGGCTGGCGCGCGAGGTGCGGACCATCCTGCTGCGGGAGGGTACCAGCGGTCTGCTGGTCAGCCACGATCAGTTCGAGGCATTCGCCTTCGCCGACGAGATCGGCGTGCTGCATCAGGGCCAGCTGTTGCAGTGGGATAGCGCCTACAACCTTTACCACCGACCGGCCGACCGTTTCGTCGCCGATTTCATCGGGCAGGGTGTGTTCTTACCCGGCCGGCTGGGCGGTGAGGGGCGGGTGAGTACGGAACTGGGCGAGATTGGGGGGATGTCGTCGGATGGCCACTGCGTGGCGGGCGAGCAGGTGGAGGTGCTGGTTCGGCCGGACGATGTGGTGCATGACGACGACAGCCCACTGTTGGCGGAGGTGGTGGACCGGGCGTTTCGAGGAGCGGAGTTTCTATACACCCTAAGGCTGTCCAGTGGCGCGCGGCTGCTGTGTCTGGCGCCCAGCCATCACAATCACGCGCTGGGGCAGCGCATCGGCATCCGGCTGGACATCGATCATCTGGTGATGTTTCGGCGGGGGAATGGCGCGAGTGGATGA